A single window of Arvicanthis niloticus isolate mArvNil1 chromosome 20, mArvNil1.pat.X, whole genome shotgun sequence DNA harbors:
- the LOC117724885 gene encoding histone H3.3A-like yields MAHTKQTARKSTGDKAPRKQLATKAARKSAPLLGATNMPSTGGVKKPHRYRPGTVALHEIRRCQKSTELLIRKLPFQRLVREIAQDFKTDLCFQSAAIGALQEASEAYLVGLFEDTNLCAIHAKRVTIMPKDIQLARRIHGERA; encoded by the exons ATGGCTCATACAAAGCAGACTGCCCGCAAATCCACCGGTGATAAAGCACCCAGGAAACAACTGGCTACAAAAGCCGCTCGCAAGAGTGCGCCcttgttgggagccaca AACATGCCCTCTACTGGAGGAGTGAAGAAACCTCATCGTTACAGGCCTGGTACTGTGGCACTCCATGAAATCAGGCGCTGTCAGAAGTCCACTGAACTTCTGATTCGCAAGCTCCCCTTTCAGCGTCTGGTGCGAGAAATTGCTCAGGACTTCAAAACAGATCTGTGCTTCCAGAGTGCAGCTATTGGTGCTTTGCAGGAGGCAAGTGAGGCCTATCTGGTTGGCCTTTTTgaagataccaacctgtgtgctaTCCATGCCAAACGTGTAACAATTATGCCAAAAGATATCCAGCTAGCTCGCCGCATACACGGAGAGCGTGCTTAA